In Actinobacillus indolicus, a single genomic region encodes these proteins:
- a CDS encoding OmpA family protein, with the protein MKKTTVFRGLLLSSVALAVAACGNLSNVSDEGTTDNPVFPKISESEFNHDGSQFGSWPNWENVRQIEKGMNKDQLYYLIGRPHFEEGLYGVREWDYAFNYRENGVHKICQFKILFDKNMNAQSFFWYPNGCNGNASYNLSGDFLFDFDKDVLTAKGKEVVDNVAAQLKSSGAEKVKVAGYTDRLGSEAYNLDLSQRRANMVKARLAQQGVTAQIEAVGYGKANQVKACDGESGQALRDCLRPNRRVEITANGGVLKQSEGGNVAGPNGPAPLYQTPAYNGNK; encoded by the coding sequence ATGAAAAAAACGACTGTTTTTCGTGGATTATTATTATCAAGTGTTGCATTAGCAGTAGCAGCATGTGGTAACTTAAGTAATGTATCTGATGAAGGTACAACTGATAACCCAGTATTCCCAAAAATCTCTGAATCTGAATTCAATCACGATGGTTCACAATTTGGTTCATGGCCAAACTGGGAAAATGTTCGTCAAATTGAAAAAGGGATGAACAAAGATCAACTTTACTACTTAATTGGTCGCCCACATTTTGAAGAAGGCCTATATGGTGTTCGTGAATGGGATTATGCATTCAACTATCGTGAAAACGGCGTTCATAAAATTTGTCAATTCAAAATCTTATTTGATAAAAACATGAATGCGCAAAGCTTCTTCTGGTATCCGAACGGTTGTAACGGTAATGCGTCTTACAACTTAAGTGGTGACTTCTTATTCGATTTCGATAAAGATGTATTAACTGCTAAAGGTAAAGAAGTTGTTGATAATGTTGCTGCACAATTAAAATCTTCTGGTGCAGAAAAAGTGAAAGTGGCTGGTTATACAGACCGTTTAGGTTCAGAAGCATATAACTTAGACTTATCACAACGTCGTGCTAACATGGTTAAAGCTCGTTTAGCACAACAAGGCGTAACAGCACAAATCGAAGCTGTTGGTTATGGTAAAGCAAACCAAGTTAAAGCATGTGATGGCGAATCAGGTCAAGCATTACGTGATTGTTTACGTCCAAACCGTCGTGTAGAAATCACTGCTAACGGTGGTGTATTAAAACAAAGCGAAGGTGGTAACGTTGCAGGTCCTAACGGTCCAGCGCCACTTTACCAAACTCCAGCATACAACGGTAATAAATAA
- the recJ gene encoding single-stranded-DNA-specific exonuclease RecJ, whose translation MNKLIKRRLPLTTNHLSDHPLLNRIYQSRGITSPQELELSLQRLHSPMLLANIEKAVELLQTILEKQGKIVVVGDFDADGATSTALAILALRQFGFKYVDYLIPDRFSQGYGLSPSVAEIVIAKGADLVLTVDNGISSFEGITLLKSHHIQVLVTDHHLPGDELPNADAMVNPNLSDCEFPSKSLAGVGVIFYVMMALRAGLRNAGYFKEKEPNIAELLDLVALGTVADVVPLDHNNRILVNQGLNRIRAGYCRVGIQALVEISKRELSTLQASDLGFAIAPRLNAAGRLDNMALGVELLICDDLNRARQIALELDSLNQTRKEFEQEMKTEALAICAKLPKLAQQDQAHGIVLYQSDWHQGVIGILASRIKDQFHRPVIAFAQESDESEYLKGSARSISGLHMRDLLERIDSQHPDLIVKFGGHAMAAGLTLHKSNLSHFQKAFDETVENLVEPEQLQGVIYTDGELVANELNLSTAELLKQAGPWGQHFAEPTFEGDFRILQQKLLAGKHLKMMVETEQGMLLDAIWFNVDLRNYPDFSIKVARLVYKLDINEFRGNRNIQLLVEHLYV comes from the coding sequence GTGAATAAATTAATCAAACGTCGTTTACCTCTGACAACAAATCATCTTTCAGATCATCCTTTACTTAATCGTATCTATCAGTCTCGAGGTATCACATCTCCTCAAGAGCTAGAGCTGAGTTTACAACGATTACACTCTCCAATGCTTCTCGCCAATATTGAGAAAGCGGTTGAGTTATTACAAACGATCTTAGAAAAACAAGGAAAGATTGTCGTTGTTGGGGATTTTGATGCTGATGGGGCAACTAGTACAGCATTAGCTATTTTAGCATTACGCCAATTTGGGTTTAAGTATGTCGATTATTTAATCCCTGATCGATTTTCTCAAGGTTATGGATTAAGCCCGAGTGTTGCTGAGATAGTGATTGCAAAAGGCGCAGATTTGGTATTGACCGTGGATAATGGGATTTCTTCCTTTGAGGGAATTACGTTATTGAAAAGTCATCATATTCAGGTTCTCGTGACAGATCACCATTTACCTGGAGATGAATTACCCAATGCGGATGCAATGGTAAATCCTAATTTATCAGACTGTGAATTTCCTTCAAAGTCTCTGGCAGGTGTCGGCGTGATTTTTTATGTCATGATGGCATTGAGAGCTGGATTAAGAAATGCCGGATATTTTAAAGAAAAAGAGCCGAATATTGCGGAATTATTGGACTTAGTTGCTTTAGGGACTGTGGCGGATGTCGTTCCTTTAGATCACAATAATCGTATTTTAGTGAATCAAGGTCTAAATCGTATCCGAGCAGGTTATTGTCGAGTTGGGATTCAAGCATTAGTCGAAATTTCTAAGCGAGAGTTAAGTACATTACAAGCCAGTGATCTTGGTTTTGCGATTGCACCACGATTAAATGCCGCAGGGCGTTTGGATAATATGGCACTAGGCGTTGAGTTGTTGATTTGTGATGATCTGAATCGCGCACGTCAAATTGCTTTAGAATTAGATTCATTAAATCAAACCCGTAAAGAATTTGAACAAGAGATGAAAACAGAAGCCTTGGCAATTTGTGCTAAATTACCGAAGTTAGCACAACAAGATCAGGCTCATGGGATTGTTTTGTATCAATCTGACTGGCATCAAGGGGTTATTGGGATTCTTGCATCACGTATTAAAGATCAATTTCACCGTCCTGTGATTGCGTTTGCTCAAGAAAGTGATGAGAGTGAATATCTAAAAGGTTCAGCGCGTTCTATTTCTGGACTTCATATGCGCGATCTTTTAGAGAGAATAGATAGCCAACATCCTGACTTGATTGTGAAATTTGGTGGACATGCCATGGCTGCAGGTCTTACCCTTCATAAATCAAACTTAAGCCATTTCCAGAAAGCGTTTGATGAAACTGTAGAAAATTTGGTTGAGCCAGAGCAGTTACAGGGCGTTATTTATACGGATGGTGAATTGGTTGCAAATGAACTTAATTTATCTACTGCAGAGCTATTAAAACAGGCAGGTCCTTGGGGACAACATTTTGCAGAACCCACATTTGAAGGTGATTTTAGAATATTGCAACAAAAACTATTGGCGGGAAAACATTTGAAAATGATGGTAGAAACGGAGCAAGGAATGTTGCTGGATGCTATTTGGTTTAATGTTGATTTACGTAACTACCCTGATTTTTCGATTAAAGTCGCTCGACTTGTTTATAAGTTAGATATAAATGAATTTAGAGGGAATCGGAATATTCAATTGTTAGTTGAACATTTATATGTGTGA
- the dsbC gene encoding bifunctional protein-disulfide isomerase/oxidoreductase DsbC produces MQFKQKLFTLGALSLVALSSMANDKLQAFLEKIGATNVKISDSVLPGFKTAISDQGVVQISNDGRYVVQGQIFELKDGKVVDITNRALLAELNALEKEMIVYSAKNEKHVVTIFMDITCHYCQVLHSKMKEYNDLGITVRYLAFPRGGLNTQTAKQMEAIWTAQDPVFALNESEKGNLPKEVKTPNIVKKHYELGIKFGVTGTPNIVTQTGELIPGYIEPKELLKMLSE; encoded by the coding sequence ATGCAATTTAAACAGAAACTTTTTACCCTTGGAGCATTATCTTTAGTGGCACTATCTTCAATGGCAAATGATAAGTTACAAGCCTTTTTAGAGAAAATTGGTGCAACAAATGTGAAAATTAGCGATTCTGTATTACCAGGGTTTAAAACAGCAATTTCTGATCAAGGAGTCGTACAAATTAGTAATGATGGTCGCTATGTTGTGCAAGGACAAATTTTTGAATTGAAAGACGGAAAAGTGGTAGATATTACAAACCGTGCGCTATTAGCAGAACTCAATGCATTAGAAAAAGAGATGATTGTTTATTCTGCGAAAAATGAAAAACATGTTGTAACCATTTTTATGGATATTACTTGCCATTATTGCCAAGTGTTACATTCAAAAATGAAAGAGTATAACGATTTAGGTATTACGGTTCGCTACTTAGCTTTCCCTCGTGGTGGTTTAAATACACAAACAGCAAAACAGATGGAAGCGATTTGGACTGCACAAGATCCAGTGTTTGCGTTAAATGAATCAGAAAAAGGCAATTTACCGAAAGAAGTGAAAACGCCAAATATTGTTAAGAAACATTATGAGTTAGGGATTAAATTTGGGGTAACAGGAACGCCAAATATTGTTACTCAAACAGGTGAGCTTATTCCTGGTTATATTGAGCCAAAAGAATTACTCAAAATGTTAAGTGAATAA
- the mepM gene encoding murein DD-endopeptidase MepM, whose protein sequence is MQHVIFARDRRRKKNRFKAFIFLLALLCIFIGIVLTLKNQTAESINSVPVNVSTEQNVEPAKSDIVLSENQPSTTENNLRKEESQELPVDSNSAVANLADDIAGELTYIDIDAAKSEEEAQSLNEPVDENATSYEDELTDIDDEVEAMAGTEAKPEDKLPEEAENILEDVLDVADQAIRIQNQFSYTVTRGDKLKDVLEQSGLGSATAKALEKKFPQLTNLQAGQQFYWILDNEGELEYMNWLISEKEEKIFERKGKNQFSVQTIEKQGTWKQDVVKGSIKGDFTSSLKEVGLSQRQINQLASGLQWQIATNKLKKGDRFAILVKREYINGKVTDLGNVEAIHIISGKTSYYAIQADNGRYYSRHGETLGKGFSRHPLQFTPRVSSGFNPRRLHPVTRRVAPHKGVDFAVPSGTPIVAPADGVVEHVAYQANGAGRYIKVRHGGQYTTVYMHLSKSLVKVGQSVKKGERIALSGNTGRSTGAHLHYEFHINGRPVNPMTVKLPGTGSGMPDKERKEFLAKARNIESKLKL, encoded by the coding sequence TTGCAACACGTAATATTTGCGAGAGATCGTCGCCGAAAAAAGAATCGCTTTAAAGCCTTTATTTTTTTGTTAGCGTTATTATGCATTTTTATTGGCATTGTATTAACGTTAAAGAATCAAACGGCTGAATCGATAAATTCAGTACCTGTAAATGTTTCCACAGAACAGAATGTTGAGCCAGCTAAATCAGACATTGTGTTGAGTGAAAATCAACCATCGACAACTGAAAATAATTTAAGGAAAGAAGAGAGTCAAGAGTTGCCTGTAGATTCAAACTCGGCAGTTGCAAATCTTGCAGATGATATTGCTGGAGAGTTAACCTATATTGATATTGATGCAGCAAAATCAGAGGAAGAGGCACAATCATTAAATGAACCTGTTGATGAAAATGCGACCTCCTATGAAGATGAATTGACTGATATCGATGATGAAGTTGAGGCCATGGCGGGTACTGAGGCTAAGCCTGAAGATAAACTCCCAGAAGAAGCTGAAAATATTTTAGAAGATGTACTAGATGTCGCAGATCAAGCAATCCGTATCCAAAATCAATTTAGTTATACGGTAACACGTGGTGATAAATTGAAGGATGTCTTAGAGCAATCAGGACTAGGAAGTGCGACTGCAAAAGCACTAGAGAAAAAATTCCCACAATTAACGAATTTACAAGCCGGCCAGCAGTTCTATTGGATTTTGGATAATGAAGGTGAGCTAGAATATATGAACTGGCTTATCTCAGAAAAAGAAGAGAAAATTTTTGAACGTAAAGGCAAAAATCAATTTTCAGTACAAACGATTGAAAAACAAGGTACTTGGAAACAAGATGTGGTGAAAGGCTCGATTAAAGGTGATTTTACTTCAAGCTTAAAAGAAGTCGGGTTATCTCAACGTCAAATTAATCAGCTTGCGAGCGGATTGCAATGGCAAATTGCAACGAATAAGCTGAAAAAAGGTGACCGTTTTGCGATTTTAGTTAAGCGTGAATATATTAATGGTAAGGTCACAGATTTGGGGAATGTCGAAGCGATCCATATTATTAGTGGGAAAACGAGCTATTATGCGATTCAGGCTGATAATGGTCGTTATTATAGTCGCCATGGTGAAACCTTAGGTAAAGGCTTTTCTCGCCATCCATTACAATTTACTCCGAGAGTATCATCAGGATTTAACCCCCGTCGTCTGCATCCAGTGACACGCCGTGTTGCTCCGCATAAAGGTGTTGATTTTGCGGTACCAAGTGGTACACCTATTGTTGCTCCAGCTGATGGTGTTGTGGAGCATGTTGCTTACCAAGCCAATGGGGCTGGGCGCTATATTAAAGTTCGTCATGGCGGGCAATACACAACAGTATATATGCACTTAAGTAAGTCGTTGGTTAAAGTTGGACAAAGCGTTAAAAAAGGGGAGCGTATAGCGCTTTCAGGCAATACAGGTCGTTCAACAGGAGCGCATTTACATTATGAGTTCCACATTAATGGACGACCAGTGAATCCAATGACAGTAAAACTGCCAGGAACGGGTTCTGGAATGCCAGATAAAGAACGCAAAGAGTTCTTAGCAAAAGCAAGAAATATTGAATCAAAATTAAAATTGTAA
- the znuC gene encoding zinc ABC transporter ATP-binding protein ZnuC, with product MQIKQIRKHPSSQEPLVQLDNINVYYNEVPALEHIHLRLYPNSITTIVGPNGGGKSTLLKVLLKLQKPTSGNVIHQKNLKIGYVPQKLYLDHSIPITVEKFLSLKPNSTKSLIDEALTLFSITHLAQNSMQKLSGGELQRVLLARAILDRPQLLVLDEPMQGVDITGQTELYQLLNKTRSWLNCAILMVSHDLNIVMANTDEVLCINRHICCEGTPEMISSDPSFIHFFGDQFAKNVAFYSHKHNHHHDLHGNVCKCDGQH from the coding sequence ATGCAGATCAAGCAAATTCGGAAACATCCTTCTTCGCAAGAACCTCTCGTTCAATTAGACAATATTAATGTCTATTACAATGAAGTTCCCGCATTAGAACATATCCATTTACGTCTTTATCCCAATTCTATTACGACCATTGTGGGGCCAAATGGTGGAGGGAAATCCACCTTATTAAAAGTATTACTGAAGTTACAAAAACCAACCTCAGGAAATGTTATCCACCAAAAAAATTTAAAAATTGGTTATGTTCCTCAAAAACTCTACCTTGATCACTCGATTCCAATCACGGTAGAAAAATTTCTGTCGCTCAAACCTAATAGTACAAAAAGTCTTATTGATGAAGCATTAACTCTCTTTTCTATTACCCATCTTGCCCAAAATAGTATGCAAAAATTATCCGGTGGTGAGCTACAACGTGTACTGTTAGCACGAGCAATACTAGATCGCCCACAATTACTTGTTTTAGATGAACCCATGCAAGGTGTGGATATTACAGGGCAAACGGAACTCTATCAACTATTAAATAAAACAAGGTCATGGCTAAATTGTGCGATTTTAATGGTTTCCCATGATTTAAATATTGTGATGGCAAATACCGATGAGGTGCTTTGTATCAATCGACATATTTGTTGTGAGGGAACACCTGAAATGATCTCGTCTGATCCTAGCTTTATCCACTTTTTTGGTGACCAATTTGCAAAAAATGTCGCCTTTTATTCACACAAACACAATCATCATCACGATTTACATGGCAATGTCTGCAAATGTGACGGACAACACTAA
- the znuB gene encoding zinc ABC transporter permease subunit ZnuB: protein MFDILFPAWIAGILLSLITAPLGAFVVWRKMAYFGDTLSHSALLGVAFGFFLEIDPYFAVIGMTLLLALGLVWLEQRSNHSVDTLLGIIAHCSLSLGVITISLLDNVRVDLMSYLFGDLLAINVDDVFFIAIGVACIAIILAFFWKKFLSMTVSPELAQIEGLNIARLRLLLMLLTAFTIALTMKFVGALIITSLLIIPSATARRFAKTPEMMVIYAIFFSIIAVTGGLLFSAFKDTPAGPSVVICAGSLFLMSLFKKESN from the coding sequence ATGTTTGATATTCTATTTCCTGCTTGGATCGCTGGAATTTTATTATCGCTCATCACCGCCCCTTTAGGGGCTTTTGTCGTCTGGCGAAAAATGGCGTATTTTGGAGATACACTCTCTCACTCGGCATTACTTGGTGTTGCATTTGGCTTTTTTCTTGAAATCGATCCCTATTTTGCAGTAATCGGCATGACATTACTGCTCGCATTAGGCTTAGTCTGGTTAGAACAACGTTCAAACCATTCCGTTGACACCCTACTGGGTATCATTGCCCATTGTAGCTTATCCCTTGGTGTTATTACGATAAGCCTATTAGACAATGTCCGAGTAGATTTAATGTCCTATCTCTTTGGCGATTTACTTGCCATTAATGTAGATGATGTCTTTTTTATTGCCATCGGCGTGGCTTGTATTGCAATTATTTTGGCTTTTTTCTGGAAAAAGTTCCTCTCTATGACCGTCAGTCCAGAACTTGCCCAAATTGAAGGGCTAAACATTGCCCGTTTACGCCTATTATTAATGCTACTGACCGCATTTACTATCGCACTTACCATGAAATTTGTTGGCGCGTTAATCATTACCTCCTTATTAATCATTCCATCTGCGACCGCAAGACGTTTTGCTAAAACCCCTGAAATGATGGTCATCTATGCTATTTTCTTTAGCATTATTGCGGTGACTGGAGGACTATTATTTTCTGCATTTAAAGATACGCCAGCGGGCCCATCCGTCGTGATTTGTGCAGGCAGTTTATTCCTTATGTCGTTATTCAAAAAAGAATCTAATTAA
- a CDS encoding class II glutamine amidotransferase, with protein MCQLLGMNCNTPTDITFSFEGFRRRAGLTDHHTDGFGIAFFEGKGVRIFRDNRPGASSPMADLVSQYRIKSFNVIAHIRKATRGDINLENTHPFMREIWGENWVFAHNGTVDVKVCPNSHYQPIGTTDSEAAFCCIAASLKKRFSQKPSEKEIFDAVIEIASEIATHGVFNFIMSNGHWMIARCSTNLHYVCRKAPFGTALRDDDVMIDFREYTKESDKVTIITTQPLTKNENWTKMKNGGYVFFKDGDVLFEVEGTLPDCKPHV; from the coding sequence ATGTGCCAATTATTAGGAATGAATTGTAATACACCAACGGATATTACCTTCTCCTTTGAAGGTTTTCGACGGCGAGCGGGCTTAACCGATCATCATACAGATGGATTTGGTATTGCTTTTTTTGAAGGAAAGGGCGTGCGTATTTTTCGAGATAACCGCCCTGGAGCCTCTTCCCCAATGGCTGATCTTGTTAGCCAATATCGAATTAAATCTTTTAATGTTATCGCCCATATCCGCAAAGCGACGCGTGGCGATATTAATTTAGAAAACACCCACCCCTTTATGCGTGAAATTTGGGGCGAAAACTGGGTTTTTGCACACAACGGGACCGTTGATGTCAAAGTTTGCCCAAATAGTCATTATCAACCTATCGGAACCACAGATTCAGAAGCCGCATTTTGTTGCATTGCCGCAAGCTTAAAAAAACGCTTTTCACAAAAACCAAGTGAAAAAGAGATTTTTGATGCCGTGATTGAAATTGCCAGTGAAATTGCAACTCATGGCGTATTTAACTTTATTATGTCGAACGGACATTGGATGATTGCTCGTTGCTCAACGAATTTACATTACGTCTGTCGCAAAGCGCCATTTGGAACGGCATTACGTGATGATGATGTGATGATTGACTTCCGTGAATACACTAAGGAGTCTGACAAAGTGACCATTATTACCACTCAACCACTTACCAAAAATGAGAATTGGACAAAGATGAAAAATGGTGGCTATGTCTTTTTTAAAGACGGTGATGTGTTATTTGAAGTCGAGGGTACATTACCTGACTGTAAACCACATGTCTAA
- the lon gene encoding endopeptidase La — MARKKKLIELPLLPLRDVVVFPYMVMPLFVGREKSVQALRAAMDTNKQLFLVTQKDPNKEDPTTEDIYDVGVMANIIQMLNLPDGTVKVLVEGQVRGKIEHIQDDENGFWAGVSPMPSDYQDDNEELKAIAKTALNEFENYVKSNKKVPAEILPKLQKITFEDRLADTMSANLIASVKQKQALLEEPNLIARFEALLLAMATEMDTMETESRIRNRVKQQMEKNQRDYYLNEQIKAIRKELGGEEEAEQSELDKLKEKIAEAKLPKEVQEKVDSEFNKLKAMPQSSAEATVVRSYIDWILQMPWHKRSVVKKDLQKAQEVLDKDHYGLERVKERILEYLAVQSRLNKLKGPILCLVGPPGVGKTSLGQSIANATGRKYVRMALGGVRDEAEIRGHRRTYIGSMPGQLMMKMAKVGVKNPLFLLDEIDKMAQDMRGDPASALLEVLDPEQNKAFNDHYLEVDYDLSDVMFVATSNSMHIPPALLDRMEVIRLSGYTEDEKMHIAKDHLIAKQQENNGLKAGELVIDDSAILGIIRYYTREAGVRSLEREIAKICRKAVKALVMDKKLKSITVSQENLKDYLGVQRFDYGKMDSQNRIGEVTGLAWTEVGGDLLTIETASVAGKGKFSYTGSLGDVMKESIQAAMMVVRARAEKLGIASDFHEKRDIHVHVPEGATPKDGPSAGIAMCTALVSSLTGNPVRADVAMTGEITLRGKVLPIGGLKEKLLAAHRGGIKTVIIPKENEKDLEEIPENAKQALAIHAVETIDEVLAIALQNPPEGIEIVPQATNPIKIKKSKVTTSVQ; from the coding sequence ATGGCAAGAAAAAAGAAATTAATTGAATTACCTCTATTACCACTACGAGATGTTGTCGTCTTTCCTTATATGGTAATGCCGTTATTTGTTGGACGTGAAAAATCAGTCCAAGCGTTACGTGCGGCGATGGATACCAACAAACAACTATTTTTAGTGACACAAAAAGATCCGAATAAAGAAGACCCAACTACTGAAGATATTTATGATGTTGGTGTTATGGCAAATATCATTCAAATGTTAAATCTTCCTGACGGCACCGTAAAAGTATTAGTCGAAGGTCAGGTGCGTGGCAAAATTGAGCATATTCAGGATGATGAAAATGGCTTTTGGGCTGGCGTTTCCCCAATGCCTTCTGATTATCAAGACGATAACGAAGAGTTAAAAGCGATTGCCAAAACTGCACTCAATGAGTTTGAAAATTACGTTAAAAGCAATAAAAAAGTCCCTGCAGAAATTTTACCAAAATTGCAAAAAATTACCTTTGAAGACCGCTTGGCAGATACGATGTCTGCAAATTTGATTGCTTCGGTAAAACAAAAACAGGCGTTGTTGGAAGAGCCTAATCTTATTGCTCGTTTTGAAGCCTTGTTGTTAGCGATGGCAACGGAAATGGACACAATGGAAACCGAAAGCCGTATCCGTAACCGTGTTAAACAGCAGATGGAAAAAAATCAGCGTGATTATTATCTGAATGAGCAAATTAAGGCAATTCGTAAAGAGCTGGGTGGCGAAGAAGAAGCGGAACAGAGTGAGTTAGATAAGCTCAAAGAAAAAATTGCCGAAGCAAAATTGCCAAAAGAAGTGCAAGAAAAGGTGGATAGCGAATTTAATAAGCTGAAAGCAATGCCACAAAGTTCTGCTGAAGCAACAGTTGTGCGTAGTTATATCGACTGGATTTTACAAATGCCGTGGCACAAGCGGTCTGTTGTGAAGAAAGATTTGCAAAAAGCTCAAGAAGTGCTGGATAAAGATCACTACGGATTAGAGCGTGTTAAAGAACGTATTTTGGAATACCTTGCGGTACAAAGCCGTTTGAACAAGCTCAAAGGCCCGATCCTTTGCTTAGTTGGACCACCGGGCGTGGGTAAAACGTCACTGGGTCAGTCGATTGCGAATGCAACAGGCAGAAAATATGTGCGTATGGCATTAGGTGGCGTACGTGATGAAGCGGAAATTCGTGGTCATCGCCGTACTTACATCGGTTCAATGCCAGGTCAGTTGATGATGAAAATGGCAAAAGTTGGCGTTAAAAACCCGCTTTTCTTACTCGATGAAATCGACAAAATGGCACAAGATATGCGTGGTGATCCTGCGTCTGCACTGCTTGAAGTGCTTGATCCTGAACAGAATAAAGCCTTTAACGATCACTATTTAGAAGTCGATTACGATCTGTCTGATGTGATGTTTGTGGCGACATCAAACTCAATGCACATTCCACCTGCATTGTTAGACCGTATGGAAGTTATTCGCCTTTCGGGTTATACGGAAGATGAAAAAATGCACATTGCTAAAGATCATTTGATTGCGAAACAGCAAGAGAATAACGGCTTGAAAGCTGGCGAACTTGTGATTGATGATAGTGCGATTTTGGGCATTATTCGTTACTACACCCGTGAAGCTGGGGTGCGTAGCCTTGAACGTGAGATTGCGAAAATTTGTCGTAAAGCGGTAAAAGCGTTAGTGATGGATAAGAAACTCAAATCGATCACCGTTAGCCAAGAAAACTTAAAAGATTACTTGGGCGTACAGCGTTTTGATTACGGCAAAATGGATAGCCAGAACCGTATCGGTGAAGTGACAGGTTTAGCGTGGACGGAAGTCGGCGGTGATTTATTGACGATTGAAACCGCTTCTGTGGCTGGTAAAGGGAAGTTCTCTTACACAGGTTCTCTTGGTGATGTGATGAAAGAGTCCATTCAAGCGGCAATGATGGTCGTGCGTGCAAGAGCTGAAAAATTAGGTATTGCGAGCGATTTCCACGAAAAACGTGATATTCATGTTCACGTTCCTGAAGGCGCAACGCCGAAAGATGGCCCAAGTGCAGGTATTGCAATGTGTACTGCGTTAGTCTCTAGCTTAACGGGCAATCCAGTGCGTGCAGATGTGGCAATGACCGGTGAAATTACCTTGCGTGGTAAAGTCTTGCCAATCGGTGGCTTAAAAGAGAAATTGTTAGCGGCACATCGTGGTGGCATTAAGACTGTGATTATTCCAAAAGAGAATGAAAAAGATTTGGAAGAAATCCCTGAAAATGCAAAACAAGCTCTAGCCATTCACGCGGTGGAAACCATTGATGAAGTGTTGGCAATTGCGTTACAAAATCCACCTGAAGGGATTGAGATTGTGCCTCAAGCCACTAATCCAATAAAAATTAAAAAATCAAAAGTCACAACTTCAGTGCAATAA
- the hflD gene encoding high frequency lysogenization protein HflD: MTHYQDISIALAGVCQSASLVQQFAHKGIADRDTFKHSLESLFITQPDSTLDVFQGNLSHLKQGLETALAQFGGAKGKLDTEIGRYWIGVLALSQKLDKNPQAKANLAQRLQQLERQLSLYDNDILHEQMIANIASIYSDIISPLGSRIHVLGVHNYLTRPDIQNRVRASLLAGIRAGILWQQVGGSRWQFFFSRKKILNATQYLYSQL; the protein is encoded by the coding sequence ATGACGCATTATCAAGATATTTCTATCGCATTAGCAGGGGTGTGCCAATCTGCAAGCCTCGTACAACAATTTGCACATAAAGGTATTGCTGATCGTGATACATTTAAACATTCTTTAGAAAGTTTATTTATTACCCAACCAGATTCAACACTGGATGTTTTTCAAGGGAATTTATCTCATTTAAAACAAGGGCTTGAAACAGCATTAGCTCAGTTTGGTGGAGCAAAAGGTAAATTGGATACTGAAATTGGTCGCTATTGGATTGGCGTGTTAGCTTTAAGTCAAAAACTTGATAAAAATCCCCAAGCAAAAGCAAATTTAGCTCAACGCTTACAACAATTAGAACGTCAGTTATCCCTTTATGACAATGATATTTTACATGAGCAAATGATTGCCAATATTGCGAGTATTTATAGCGATATTATTAGCCCGCTAGGTTCTCGAATTCATGTTTTAGGTGTACATAATTATCTCACTCGTCCTGATATTCAAAATCGAGTAAGAGCATCGCTACTGGCGGGTATTCGCGCTGGTATTTTATGGCAACAAGTGGGAGGAAGTCGTTGGCAATTTTTCTTTTCCCGCAAAAAAATTCTGAATGCAACACAATATTTATATTCACAACTCTAA